A stretch of DNA from Mycolicibacterium celeriflavum:
GATTCGCCGCGCGAGATGCTGCGCACGACGGTGCTCGGCGACGAGCCGATCCAATAACTGCTGAGCGGCTGCACAGCACCGGTCGTTGACGCTGGCAGTGCCGTATGGAAATCTGATACCCCGATATGAGAATCACGTTCTCTGCTGCTGAGATCGTTGAAACGGAGGGCCCATGACGGAGGACCTGACCTCGGTCGACTTCTTCCGGGACGGCCGTCTGACCGACGACCCGTACCCGTTCTACGCGGCACTTCGCGACAAGTGCCCGGTCAGCCGTGAGGACCACTACGGCGTGACGATGGTGACGGGTTGGCAGGAGGCCGTCGACGTCTACAACGACGCCGAGACGTTCTCGTCGTGCATCTCGGTGACGGGCCCGTTCCCCGGCTTTCCGGTCCCGCTCGACGGCTTGCGGGACGGTGACATCACCGAGTTGATCATCGAGCACCGCGACGAGATCCCGTTCAGCGACCAGTTGCCGACGCTGGACCCGCCGACGCACACCAATCACCGCGCCCTGCTGATGCGGCTGATCACGCCCAAGCGCCTCAAGGAGAACGAGGACGCGATGTGGGCGCTGGCCGACGACATCCTCGATGAGTTCCTGGCTCCGGGTGAGGGCGAGTTCATCAAAGGCTTCGCCGGGCCGTTCACGTTGCGCGTCATCGCCGATCTGCTCGGCGTCCCCGACGAGGACCGCCCCGAGCTGCTCGAGCGGCTCGCCCGCGGCACCCACGGCGGCGGGCTCGGCAACGCCGAGAAGACGCTCACCAAGACGCCACTGGAATACCTCTACGAGGTGTTCGCCGAGTACGTCGAGGATCGTCGTCGTGAGCCACGTGAGGACGTGCTGACCGGGCTGGCGACGGCCACGTTCCCCGACGGGACGATGCCCGAGGTGGCCGACGTCGTGCGCGTGGCGACCAA
This window harbors:
- a CDS encoding cytochrome P450, which encodes MTEDLTSVDFFRDGRLTDDPYPFYAALRDKCPVSREDHYGVTMVTGWQEAVDVYNDAETFSSCISVTGPFPGFPVPLDGLRDGDITELIIEHRDEIPFSDQLPTLDPPTHTNHRALLMRLITPKRLKENEDAMWALADDILDEFLAPGEGEFIKGFAGPFTLRVIADLLGVPDEDRPELLERLARGTHGGGLGNAEKTLTKTPLEYLYEVFAEYVEDRRREPREDVLTGLATATFPDGTMPEVADVVRVATNVFSAGQETTVRLLSTALKVMGDNPDIQRKLREDRSLLPNFIEECLRIESPVKGDFRLSRVPTNIGEQALGAGCTVMVINGAANRDPRRFEDPDTFDPERKNARQHLAFGRGIHSCPGAPLARAETRVGLERLLDRTTDIRISEKHHGPAGSRRYSYIPTYILRGLTELHLEFDLVDGDGR